The Flavobacterium sp. K5-23 genome segment CTCTTTGGTTAGCTGCTTCAACGAATACTTTAAGATTTTCTAATATTTGATCTTGTCCTGCAAAATCATCAAAAGATAAAGGTCTTAATTTTTTTTCCAGATCAAATTCATCTGAATTATAACCGTTAGTTGTAGGGTCTAAATTTTCATTCATTTAACAAAGATATGACAAAGTTTCACGTAAATAAAAATGCCTCTCTAAAATTAGAAAGGCATTTTTAATATATTTAAATTCTAGTGGTGTAATACTTCTTCACCCGGTTTCATAGGTACATTTTGAGGAACAAAATCTACATCGTGATTTGGGTTACTATAATCGTAAGGCCATCTGTGTACTTCTGGAATTTCACCTGGCCAGTTACCATGCATATGTTCAACTGGTGCAGTCCATTCAAGAGTATTTGATTTCCAAGGGTTCATTACTGATTTCTTACCGTAGAAAATACTACTAAAGAAATTATACAAGAATACTAATTGGAAAACCCCACCTATTAAGGCAAAAGTTGTAATCAATACGTTTACATTTTGTAAATCATCAAACAAAGGAAAGTTTGTGTTTGTATAGTAACGTCTTGGTAAACCAGCTAATCCAATAAAGTGCATTGGGAAGAAAACTCCATAAGCACATATTGCAGTTACCCAAAAGTGAACATATCCTAAGTTCTTATTCAACATTCTTCCGAACATTCTTGGGAACCAGTGATAAACTCCAGCAAACATTCCGTAAAGAGCAGAAATACCCATTACTAAGTGAAAGTGAGCTACTACGAAGTAAGTATCATGAACGTTAATATCTAAAGTACTGTCTCCAAGAATAATTCCTGTCAATCCACCTGTGATAAAAGTAGAAACTAAACCAATAGAAAACAACATCGCTGGATTCAATTGTAAGTTACCTTTCCAAAGTGTAGTAATATAGTTAAACGCTTTTACAGCAGAAGGAATTGCAATTAACAATGTTGTAAAAGTAAACACAGATCCTAGGAATGGATTCATCCCTGAGATAAACATATGGTGACCCCAAACGATTGTTGATAAGAATGCAATTGCAATAATTGACATAATCATCGCTCTGTATCCAAAAATTGGTTTACGAGAGTTTGTTGCAATGATTTCAGAAGTGATTCCTAATGCAGGCAAGATAACAATATATACTTCAGGGTGTCCTAAGAACCAGAATAAGTGTTCAAACAAAACTGGAGAACCTCCTTGGTAATGTAACACTTCTCCAGCGATATAAATATCAGAAAGGAAAAATGAAGTACCAAAACTTCTATCAAAAATCAATAATAATGCTGCAGATAACAAAACTGGAAATGAAACCACTCCAATAATAGCAGTTACAAAGAAAGCCCATATAGTAAGAGGCAATCTTGTCATAGACATTCCTTTTGTTCTTAGGTTAATTACAGTTACAATATAATTTAAAGATCCCATTAATGAAGATGCGATAAAAATTGCCATTGACACTAACCATAAAGTCATTCCTAATCCTGATCCAGAGATTGCTTGAGGCAATGCACTTAAAGGCGGATATATTGTCCAACCCGCATTAGCAGGTCCTGATTCAACAAATAAAGAACAAATCATGATTACACTTGATAAAAAGAATAACCAATAAGAAATCATATTCATAAATCCTGAAGCCATATCTCTAGCCCCAATTTGAAGAGGTATCAATAAATTACTAAAGGTTCCACTTAAACCAGCGGTAAGAACGAAAAAGACCATTATGGTACCATGTATTGTTACTAACGACAAATAAATATCATTAGTCATAACACCGTTTGGAGCCCATTTATCTCCTAATAATACATTAAATATTTTGAAAGATTCCTCTGGCCAAGCCAATTGCATTCTAAAAAGCAAAGACATAGTAACCCCAATAACTCCCATAATAATACCAGTAATAAGGTATTGCTTAGCAATCATTTTGTGATCAATACTAAAAATATATTTAGTAATGAAAGTGTCTTTATGGTGGTGTTCGTGTTCGTGATCGTGTCCGTGATCGTGACCTTCTGCTGACATATATTTGTACTTTAAATTTTCTTAATAATTATTTCATAGCGATTTTAGAAACAGCTACTGTATCCTTAACTTTTGAAGAGTCAATAATAGTTCCACCTTCTACTGGCGCTTCTGTTTTAGATGCTTTAATTTCTTTAACTAAAGCTACTTTTTCAGACAACCATATTTTATAATCTTCTGGTGTATCTACAACTACTTTCAATTGCATGTTATAGTGCGAAGAACCACATATTTTGTTACAAATAAGTAAATAATCAAAAGAATATGGATCAAGAGCAGTTAACCCTTTTGCTGCTAATTCAATATTTTTCTTAGCTCTGATTTCATTGATTTTCGCAACTTTTTCAATCATATAAGGCAACTCTCTATATTCAGCAGAAGTATATACTGCTTCAAAAGCAAATTCTGTCACCATTCCTGGAACACAGTTCATTTGTGCTCTAAAATGTGGAAAATAAGCAGAGTGCAGTACATCTTGAGATCTCATTTTGAAATGAACTTTTTTACCTTTAGGTATGTGTAATTCACTTGCAACAAAATCATCTTGAGAATAAGGATCAGCTACATCCATACCTACTGTATTTATTCCTTCAATATAACGAACATTCGCTTTACCAAGGACATTATCTTCACCAGCATACCTTGCAGTCCATTTAAACTGTTGAGCATATAGTTCAATTACAATAACATCTTCATCTTCATCAACAAACATAATGTTTGTCCAAGCATAAAGACCGTAAAGAATCAAACCTGCTAAAACTACAGCTGGAATAACACTCCAAATTGCTTCTAATTTATTGTTATCAGCAAAATACAATGCTTTTTGATCTTTTCTACCTCTATATTTAAAAGCAAAATAATGTAAAAGCACTTGAGTTATTGCTTGAACAACGAATATTAAAATCCAAGTAATGTTCATTAAATAATCAACTTGAGCACCATGTGCTGAAGCTGGAGTATGAAGTACTAAACCTCCCCATTTAAACAATCCGTAGATTGTAAAAATATAAATGAAAGCCAGGAATCCAAACATCAAATAACCTTGTACGTTATTATCATCATCCGTAGCCACTTGAGAGCTATCCGAAGTAGAACCTACTTGCGTAAGATCAAATATTTTAGTCAATTGCCATAAAGCAACAGCTAATAAAACTAAAACTATAATTACCAACAAACTTGTCATCTGTTTATTTCTTTTAAATTAATAATGAAAATGTTTACTCTCTTCTATAAATGGATTTCTTTTTGGCAACAAAGGAGTTTTAGTTAATGCCGTGAAAACAGCAAAAATAAACAATCCAAGGAAGAAAAGAACAGATGCAATTTCGGAAACACCAATAAACCATTGATCACCTACTGTACCTGGCATAATCATATTAAAGAAATCAACATAATGTCCTGCTAAAATTACAATACCTGCCATTACAAGTACCCAAGTGATTCTTTTGAAATCTGTATTTATCAAAATCAACAATGGAAAAACAAAGTTCATGGCTACCGCTCCAAAGAAAGGCAAGTTATACAATTCTATTCTTGTAATAAAATAAGTAACTTCTTCTGGAATGTTAGCATACCAGATCAACATAAATTGTGAAAACCATAAATAAGTCCAAAAAATACTTATTCCAAACATGAATTTAGCCAAATCATGAATATGACTTGTATTAACATGTTCTAAATACCCTCTTGATTTTAAGTATAAAGTAACCATAGCAATCATAGTAATACCACTTACAAAGAAACTTGCAAATACATACCATCCAAATAATGTACTGAACCAGTGTGGGTCAATAGACATAATCCAGTCCCAAGACATAATAGACTCAGAAACGATAAAGAATACTAAAAATATAGCTGAAATATTGAAATTCTTTTTGTAAAAAGAATCGTCATTAGCTTCATCTTGAGCTAAACAATTTTTAGCAGAGAAATATCTGTAGATATTCCATCCTATTAAAAAGATAGCTGCTCTAACAATCCAAAAAGGAAAGTTTAAATATCCAGACTTACCTGCAATTAACGCATCATAGTTAGGACTATTAGGATCAGTAACCCCTTCACCTAACCATACAAATAGATGATTAAAATGTAATCCACAAAGAATTAAGAAGATAAAGAAAACTACAGAACCATAAGGTAAATAAGCTGTTATTCCTTGCATAACTCTAAATAGAACTGGAGACCAACCTGCTTGAGCTACTTGTTGAATAGCATAAAATGCTAAAACCCCCATTGAAAGCAACATAAAAAAGATACAAGCAACATAAAAAGCAGCCCAAGGCTTGTTTTGCAATTGGTGTAAAACGTGCTCTAAATGTTCAGTGTGTTCTTTGTGTTCTGCTACTGCGTCAACAGAGTGTTCGGCTGTTTCGCCATGTACTTCGTGTGAAGCTTTTGGAGCTTCTGCATGACTACCGTGACTTTCGGCAGCAAGCATTAATTCCACCTCTTTAATATCTTTTGGTGCAGTGTAAAAACCATATCCAATTCCTAATATACCAATGGCCATTAAGATGAATGAAAAAGTTTTTAATTTACTTGAAAATGTATACATATCTATTACGATCAGTTTGTTCAACAATTATAATTGGCTCTTAAGTTTTAGAACATAGTCAGCAACTAACCAACGTTCATGTACACTTAATTGATTTGCATGAGAACCCATAGCGTTTAAACCATAAGTTTCAACATGAAAAACACTTCCCTCAGTAATTACCCTGTCACTATAACTAGGTACTCCTAAGAATTTTTCTCTTTCCACTAATTTACCTTTACCGTTTCCAGATGCACCATGGCAAGTCATACAATAAATATCAAAAAGCTCTTTCCCTTTATCAGTATTTCTATCTGCTTCAGCTAAAGGAGATTTAAGATTCGCTTTCGCTAATTCATAACCTGCTGTTGAGTTTTCATATTCATAAGGTTCAAACCCTCTGTTGATCGTTCCATCAACAGGAAGCTGAGCTTCTTTACCATTTTTAAAAGCATTAGATTCTGAATAAGTTTCATAACCTGCAGACTCATACATATTAGGCATGTATTGATAATTTGGCGCTTTATTATTATGACAAGAAGCCACTAAGACAGTGATGCCTAATAATAGTGTTGTTTTATATATCTTTTTCATATCTAATTAATGCTTTTCAATTACGTTAACTTCTACAGCTCCGGTCGTTTTGAAAAAAGAAACTAATTCTTCTTCATTATTGTTTACGGCAACTTCCATTAAAAAATGGTCATCTGTAGTTCTTACATCAGGATTTTCAGCTTCTTTAAAAGGCCATAATCTACTTCTCATATAAAAAGTAATAACCATTAAATGCGCTGCAAAAAACACAGTCATCTCAAACATAATAGGCACGAAAGCCGGCATGTTTTCAATATAACTGAAACTTGGTTTTCCTCCAATATCTTGAGGCCAATCCTGAATCATTATATAGTTCATCATTGTTGTTGCAACCGTAATTCCAACGCAACCATATAAGAAAGCACAAATTGCTAATCTTGTAGGTGCAATACCCATAGCTTTATCTAATCCGTGTACCGGAAATGGAGAAAAAACTTCTTCGATATGATGATGAGCTGCTCTGGTTTTTTTAACCGCATCCATCAATATATCATCGTCATTATAAATGGCGTGTATAACTTTATTACTCATGATGTGAATCTTTATTTGCTTCTCTTTCTCTTTTGTAATTATCTCCTGATCCTTTTAAGATTGTTTTTACCTCTGCCTGAGCAATTACAGGGAAAGTTCTTGAATATAATAAAAACAACACAAAGAAGAAACCAATTGTTCCGATGAAAATTCCAATATCAACAAATGTTGGAGAGAACATCGTCCATGAAGATGGTAAATAATCTCTGTGTAATGAAGTTACGATAATAACGAATCTTTCAAACCACATTCCAATGTTTACTACAATTGATATAATAAAAGAGAACATTATACTTGTTCTTAATTTTTTGAACCACATAAACTGTGGAGAGAACACATTACATGTCATCATTGACCAATAAGCCCACCAGTAAGGTCCTGTAGCTCTATTCAAGAAAGCATATTGCTCATATTCCACTCCAGAATACCATGCAACAAACAACTCAGTAATATAAGCAACACCTACGATAGAACCTGTAATCATGATTACAATATTCATTAATTCGATATGTTGAACAGTAATGTATGCTTCAAGATTTGAAACTTTTCTCATAATAATAAGCAAGGTGTTCACCATTGCAAATCCTGAGAATACAGCTCCAGCAACAAAGTAAGGAGGGAAAATTGTTGTATGCCATCCTGGTATTACTGAAGTAGCAAAGTCCATAGATACAATCGTATGTACAGAAAGTACCAGTGGTGTAGCTAAACCTGCAAGTACCAAAGATACTTCTTCAAAACGTTGCCAGTCTTTTGCTCTACCGCTCCATCCGAAACTTAGTATAGAATAAATTCTTTTATTAAATGGAGTGATTGCTCTATCTCTTAACATCGCAAAATCAGGTAACAAACCAGTCCACCAGAATACTAATGAAACAGAAAGATAAGTTGATATTGCAAATACATCCCAAAGTAATGGCGAGTTAAAGTTTACCCATAATGAACCAAATTGATTTGGTATAGGTAATACCCAGTATGCTAACCATGGACGACCCATGTGGATAATTGGAAAAAGACCTGCTTGTATTACAGAGAAAATGGTCATTGCTTCCGCAGAACGGTTAATTGCCATTCTCCATCGTTGACGGAAAAGTAATAATACTGCCGAAATAAGTGTTCCAGCGTGACCAATACCAACCCACCAAACGAAGTTAGTAATATCCCAAGCCCATCCAACAGTTTTGTTTAATCCCCATGTACCGATTCCTGTAGACACGGTGTAAAATATACAGCCTAATCCCCAAAGGAAAGCTGTTAATGCGATTGTAAATACAATCCACCAATGCTTGTTTGCTTTACCTTCAACAGGTGCAGCTACATCAATAGTTACATCATGATAAGTTTTATCACCTATAACTAAAGGTTTTCTAATGGGTGCTTCGTAGTGAGACGACATAATCCTTTATATGTTTCTTAATTAATAATTTTTTGTACTAGGTATTTCTAACTTTAACGTGGTATATCACATTTGGTTTTGTTCCAACATGCTCTAATAAATGATACATTCTATCATCAGCTACTAATTCAGCAACTTCAGATTCCGCATCGTTTATATCTCCAAATTTCATTGCTCCGTTAGAACATGCATTTGAACAAGCTGTTTGGAATTCACCATCAACAATAGCTCTTCCTTCACGTTTCGCTTTTAAGATTGTCGCTTGTGTCATTTGAATACACATTGAACATTTCTCCATAACTCCTCTTGAACGAACGTTAACGTCTGGGTTTAATACCATACGTCCTAAATCGTCATTCATGTGGTAATCGAATTCGCTGTTTCCGTTATATAAGAACCAGTTAAAACGACGCACTTTATAAGGACAGTTATTAGCACAGTAACGAGTACCAACACATCTGTTGTAAGCCATCTGGTTTTGACCTTGACGACCGTGAGATGTAGCAGCAACTGGACAAACCGTTTCACATGGTGCGTGATTACAGTGTTGACACATTACCGGTTGAAAAGAAACTTGAGGATTATCTCCAGCTTTTTCCATTTCATTAAATGTAGATAACGAGCTAGATAAACCAGCTATGTTTTCTTTTCTTTCATTATCCCCTTCGAAAGTACTTTCAGAAGAATAATATCTATCAATACGCAACCAGTGCATATCACGACTTCTTCTTATTTCTGATTTACCAACAACAGGTACGTTATTTTCAGAATGACAAGCAATTACACAGGCACCACAACCAGTACATGCATTTAAGTCAATCGAAAGGTTAAAGTGATGTCCTACTGAACGATCAAATGAACTCCATAAATCAACTGTAGTTGCTTCTACTTCTTTATGATCTAAAGACACCATTGGCGCTTCATTCCATATTTTAGCATCTTTAGTATTGAAAATTTCCAAAGAAGTTTCTTTGATAATATCTCCTCTACCCATTAATGTTTTTTGACCTTGAACACAAGCAAACTCATGCTCTCCGTCAGCTTTTGCAAATGTAACAGATTGTACATCATTAAAACCTTTATATAGAGAATAGGCATTCAAACCTACCATCATTTCTTCTTTAAGAGCTGCTTTACGACCGTAACCTAAAGCTAAACCTATTGTTCCTACAGCTTGACCTGGTTGAACAATTACAGGTACATTCTCTAATTTTAAACCATCAGCAGTAGTAATAGTAGCATAACTTCCGTTTAAACCTCCGTTAGCAACAATTTCATTAGACATTTCTAATTTCTTTGCATCAGCGTTAGAAACAGTTACGTAGTTATCCCAAGATACTCTAGTGATAGGGTCTGGAAATTCTTGTAACCAAGGGTTATTAGCTTGTTGACCATCACCCATTCCTGTTTTAGTATACAATACTAATTCAAAACCATCAGCAGCTTTTGATTTCGACAAAGCACTTGCAGCAGAACTATAATCAGCTGAAGAAGCAGACACAGAAGGAACAGCTCCAACATGTACACCATCATGCAACACTTTGTTCCAAGACGAACCTGAAATCATAGATGAAGCACTTGCTTTAACATAATCATAATAAGTACCACCAATACCATTTAATGACATCAATACTTCTTGAAATTGTTTCGTATCAAACAAAGGACGAATAGTAGGTTGAGTCAAACTATAAGTTCCTTTAGTAAGACTTAAATCACCCCATGATTCTAAATAATGAGGAACCGCAGCAGCAACAGTACTAACTAAAGCCGTTTCATCTTCTTTCAAAGAAAAAGAAACTGAAGTGTTTACTTTTTTAAGACCTTCAACAAATGAAGCAGAATCTTCCAAAGTATAAACTGGATTAACTCCACTCATAATTAAAGTATGAACGCTACCCGCTTTCATATCCTTAATCAACTGAACTACTTTTTCGTTAGATCCTTTACGTATTTGTCTTGTTCCAGATGTACTGAAAGCTTCACTACCCAAAACTTGATTAATAGCTAAAACTAGTAATTGAGCGTTTTTGTCCTGAATACCAGAAACCAAAACACCTTTTGAACCAGCTGCTTTTAATTGTTGTCCTGCCTTAGTAACTTCTGCTTTAAATTTATCTTCTAAACTTACAGCAACAGAAGAACCTGTTACAATATTATATAAATGAACTAATGCTTGTTTTTGATTAGCAACCGACATCGGTACACGCTTATCAGCAGCAGCACCAGATAAAGTCATATTTGCTTCTAATTGGAAATGACGAGACATTTTTCCGTTTTTCGGAATTCTACCTTGAGCATATCCAGAGTCATATCCTCCACCTTGCCAATCACCTAGAATATCAGCACCTACAGAAACTATAAGTGATGCTTTTAAGAAATCGTAATCTACTAAAGCTCTTTCACCGTAAACAGTTTCAAAAGCATCTAAAGCTTCTGATGAAGAAACCGCGTCATAAACAACATGCTTAGCAGTTGGGTTTTTCGCAATAAATTCTGCAATTAACTTTTCAGTAGATGGACTAGCTAAAGTATTTGTCAATAATACTACTTGACCCGCTTTTGCTTTAGCATCAACAAGACTTGCTTTTAATTTTGAATCAACAGCTGACCAAGTTGAAGTTTTACCTTCAATTTTAGGTTCTTTCAAACGCATATTATCATATAACGACAATATTGACGCATGAACTCTTGCATTTGCAGAGAATTTAGCTCCATCAATAGAATTATTATCTATTTTAATAGGACGCCCTTCACGTGTTTTTACAAGAAGATTAGCAAAATCGAAACCATCGAAAACAGTAGTTGCATAATAATCTGCAACTCCAGGGATGATTTGTTCCGGTTGAAGTACATAAGGAATTGACTTATGAACAGGACCTTCGCAAGCTGCAAGCGTAGCTGCCGCAGTACTAAACCCAACGTACTTTAAAAAATCACGACGAGAAGTTGAAGAGGAAGCCAAAGCATCACCATTTCCTAAAAATTCATCAGTAGGAATTTCTTCAACGAATTCGTTATTTTTAAGCGCCTCAACAATAGAACTATTTTCTAGTTCTTCAACACTTTTCCAGTATTTTTTGTTTGATGACATTGTATATAAATATTAGAATCTTAATTATTATTTTTTTGTTTCAAGTTTGTTTTGTTTCAAGTTTCAAGTTTACAGAAAACCTGAAACTTGAAACTTAAACCTTAAACTTTTTAGTAATGGCATTTACCACATTCTAAACCTCCCATTTGCGCTGCAGTCAATTTGTCTACACCGTATTTTTTAGAAAGCTCTGCGTGAATTTTAGTGTAATACTCATTCCCTTCCATTTTAACATCGGTTTTTCTATGGCATTCAATACACCATCCCATTGTTAAAGGAGCAAATTGTTTTTGAATTTCGTAAGTTTCAACAGGACCGTGACAAGTTTGACATTCAATTCCCGCTACAGTAACGTGTTGTGAGTGATTGAAATATACAAAGTCAGGTAAGTTATGAATTCTAACCCATTTAACTGGCTCAGATTTCCCTGTATAAGTTTGGGTAGTATTATCCCAACCTACAGCAGTATATAATTTTTGAATTTGTTCGTCGTAGAAAGCTTTGCTGTACTCAGGAGTAGCAGTAGTTTCAGCAACTTCTCCAATGTTCTTATGACAGTTCATACAAACGTTCAAAGAAGGAATTCCTGAATTTTTACTTACTCTAGCAGCAGAGTGACAGTATTTACAGTTAATCTCATTATCACCAGCGTGAATTTTATGAGAAAAATGTATCGGTTGAATTGGCTCATAATTTTGATCCACACCTACCTGCATTAAAAACCCGTAAACGAAGTACCCACTCGCTAACAATAAGAATATAGAAGTCACTAAAACCAAAAATTGGTTTTTAGCAAACGCTTTCCATATTGGCATTGTAGCAACTTTAGGAGTAACCTCAATGTTATTTGCTTTAGCAACCTTAGTCAAGACTTTGTTCACTAAAAACAACATCACAACAAGCATCAACATCACTAGAGCAAGAGCACCTAATATAACGCTATTAGATATCCCGCTATCATCTCCAGAAACAGCACCACCAGGTACCGCACCAGCAGCAGCCGGAGCTTCTGCTTTTACTTCAGATGTATATGCAATAATATTATCGATATCTCCATCAGATAACTGAGGAAAACCGGTCATTACCGCTTTATTATTTTCTTCAAACACTTTTACAGCAGCAGCATCACCAGATTTGATTAATGCAGAACTATTTTTAACCCATTTGTACATCCAAGCCATATCGTGCTTATCAGCAATACCCCTAAGAGCAGGGCCCGTTGATTTAGCATCAAGCTTATGACATGCAGCACAATTTGCATTAAAAAGTTCTTTACCCTTTACCGGGTCACCACCTTGTGTAGCAGCAGCATCTGCAACTTCAGTTTCAGCAGCAGGAGCCGCATCTTGTGCAAATGAATTTAAGGAAAAAGCCAGCGTTAAAGCTAAGCCGAAAAATAATTTCCTTGAGATCGAATTATGGTTACCCACCTTTTTCATACAGTATAATGATTATCTACTAAA includes the following:
- a CDS encoding quinol:cytochrome C oxidoreductase, which translates into the protein MYTFSSKLKTFSFILMAIGILGIGYGFYTAPKDIKEVELMLAAESHGSHAEAPKASHEVHGETAEHSVDAVAEHKEHTEHLEHVLHQLQNKPWAAFYVACIFFMLLSMGVLAFYAIQQVAQAGWSPVLFRVMQGITAYLPYGSVVFFIFLILCGLHFNHLFVWLGEGVTDPNSPNYDALIAGKSGYLNFPFWIVRAAIFLIGWNIYRYFSAKNCLAQDEANDDSFYKKNFNISAIFLVFFIVSESIMSWDWIMSIDPHWFSTLFGWYVFASFFVSGITMIAMVTLYLKSRGYLEHVNTSHIHDLAKFMFGISIFWTYLWFSQFMLIWYANIPEEVTYFITRIELYNLPFFGAVAMNFVFPLLILINTDFKRITWVLVMAGIVILAGHYVDFFNMIMPGTVGDQWFIGVSEIASVLFFLGLFIFAVFTALTKTPLLPKRNPFIEESKHFHY
- a CDS encoding c-type cytochrome, with amino-acid sequence MKKVGNHNSISRKLFFGLALTLAFSLNSFAQDAAPAAETEVADAAATQGGDPVKGKELFNANCAACHKLDAKSTGPALRGIADKHDMAWMYKWVKNSSALIKSGDAAAVKVFEENNKAVMTGFPQLSDGDIDNIIAYTSEVKAEAPAAAGAVPGGAVSGDDSGISNSVILGALALVMLMLVVMLFLVNKVLTKVAKANNIEVTPKVATMPIWKAFAKNQFLVLVTSIFLLLASGYFVYGFLMQVGVDQNYEPIQPIHFSHKIHAGDNEINCKYCHSAARVSKNSGIPSLNVCMNCHKNIGEVAETTATPEYSKAFYDEQIQKLYTAVGWDNTTQTYTGKSEPVKWVRIHNLPDFVYFNHSQHVTVAGIECQTCHGPVETYEIQKQFAPLTMGWCIECHRKTDVKMEGNEYYTKIHAELSKKYGVDKLTAAQMGGLECGKCHY
- a CDS encoding cbb3-type cytochrome c oxidase subunit I, translating into MSAEGHDHGHDHEHEHHHKDTFITKYIFSIDHKMIAKQYLITGIIMGVIGVTMSLLFRMQLAWPEESFKIFNVLLGDKWAPNGVMTNDIYLSLVTIHGTIMVFFVLTAGLSGTFSNLLIPLQIGARDMASGFMNMISYWLFFLSSVIMICSLFVESGPANAGWTIYPPLSALPQAISGSGLGMTLWLVSMAIFIASSLMGSLNYIVTVINLRTKGMSMTRLPLTIWAFFVTAIIGVVSFPVLLSAALLLIFDRSFGTSFFLSDIYIAGEVLHYQGGSPVLFEHLFWFLGHPEVYIVILPALGITSEIIATNSRKPIFGYRAMIMSIIAIAFLSTIVWGHHMFISGMNPFLGSVFTFTTLLIAIPSAVKAFNYITTLWKGNLQLNPAMLFSIGLVSTFITGGLTGIILGDSTLDINVHDTYFVVAHFHLVMGISALYGMFAGVYHWFPRMFGRMLNKNLGYVHFWVTAICAYGVFFPMHFIGLAGLPRRYYTNTNFPLFDDLQNVNVLITTFALIGGVFQLVFLYNFFSSIFYGKKSVMNPWKSNTLEWTAPVEHMHGNWPGEIPEVHRWPYDYSNPNHDVDFVPQNVPMKPGEEVLHH
- the nrfD gene encoding NrfD/PsrC family molybdoenzyme membrane anchor subunit, with the translated sequence MSSHYEAPIRKPLVIGDKTYHDVTIDVAAPVEGKANKHWWIVFTIALTAFLWGLGCIFYTVSTGIGTWGLNKTVGWAWDITNFVWWVGIGHAGTLISAVLLLFRQRWRMAINRSAEAMTIFSVIQAGLFPIIHMGRPWLAYWVLPIPNQFGSLWVNFNSPLLWDVFAISTYLSVSLVFWWTGLLPDFAMLRDRAITPFNKRIYSILSFGWSGRAKDWQRFEEVSLVLAGLATPLVLSVHTIVSMDFATSVIPGWHTTIFPPYFVAGAVFSGFAMVNTLLIIMRKVSNLEAYITVQHIELMNIVIMITGSIVGVAYITELFVAWYSGVEYEQYAFLNRATGPYWWAYWSMMTCNVFSPQFMWFKKLRTSIMFSFIISIVVNIGMWFERFVIIVTSLHRDYLPSSWTMFSPTFVDIGIFIGTIGFFFVLFLLYSRTFPVIAQAEVKTILKGSGDNYKREREANKDSHHE
- a CDS encoding TAT-variant-translocated molybdopterin oxidoreductase — its product is MSSNKKYWKSVEELENSSIVEALKNNEFVEEIPTDEFLGNGDALASSSTSRRDFLKYVGFSTAAATLAACEGPVHKSIPYVLQPEQIIPGVADYYATTVFDGFDFANLLVKTREGRPIKIDNNSIDGAKFSANARVHASILSLYDNMRLKEPKIEGKTSTWSAVDSKLKASLVDAKAKAGQVVLLTNTLASPSTEKLIAEFIAKNPTAKHVVYDAVSSSEALDAFETVYGERALVDYDFLKASLIVSVGADILGDWQGGGYDSGYAQGRIPKNGKMSRHFQLEANMTLSGAAADKRVPMSVANQKQALVHLYNIVTGSSVAVSLEDKFKAEVTKAGQQLKAAGSKGVLVSGIQDKNAQLLVLAINQVLGSEAFSTSGTRQIRKGSNEKVVQLIKDMKAGSVHTLIMSGVNPVYTLEDSASFVEGLKKVNTSVSFSLKEDETALVSTVAAAVPHYLESWGDLSLTKGTYSLTQPTIRPLFDTKQFQEVLMSLNGIGGTYYDYVKASASSMISGSSWNKVLHDGVHVGAVPSVSASSADYSSAASALSKSKAADGFELVLYTKTGMGDGQQANNPWLQEFPDPITRVSWDNYVTVSNADAKKLEMSNEIVANGGLNGSYATITTADGLKLENVPVIVQPGQAVGTIGLALGYGRKAALKEEMMVGLNAYSLYKGFNDVQSVTFAKADGEHEFACVQGQKTLMGRGDIIKETSLEIFNTKDAKIWNEAPMVSLDHKEVEATTVDLWSSFDRSVGHHFNLSIDLNACTGCGACVIACHSENNVPVVGKSEIRRSRDMHWLRIDRYYSSESTFEGDNERKENIAGLSSSLSTFNEMEKAGDNPQVSFQPVMCQHCNHAPCETVCPVAATSHGRQGQNQMAYNRCVGTRYCANNCPYKVRRFNWFLYNGNSEFDYHMNDDLGRMVLNPDVNVRSRGVMEKCSMCIQMTQATILKAKREGRAIVDGEFQTACSNACSNGAMKFGDINDAESEVAELVADDRMYHLLEHVGTKPNVIYHVKVRNT
- a CDS encoding cytochrome c oxidase subunit II, whose amino-acid sequence is MTSLLVIIVLVLLAVALWQLTKIFDLTQVGSTSDSSQVATDDDNNVQGYLMFGFLAFIYIFTIYGLFKWGGLVLHTPASAHGAQVDYLMNITWILIFVVQAITQVLLHYFAFKYRGRKDQKALYFADNNKLEAIWSVIPAVVLAGLILYGLYAWTNIMFVDEDEDVIVIELYAQQFKWTARYAGEDNVLGKANVRYIEGINTVGMDVADPYSQDDFVASELHIPKGKKVHFKMRSQDVLHSAYFPHFRAQMNCVPGMVTEFAFEAVYTSAEYRELPYMIEKVAKINEIRAKKNIELAAKGLTALDPYSFDYLLICNKICGSSHYNMQLKVVVDTPEDYKIWLSEKVALVKEIKASKTEAPVEGGTIIDSSKVKDTVAVSKIAMK
- a CDS encoding cytochrome c, whose product is MKKIYKTTLLLGITVLVASCHNNKAPNYQYMPNMYESAGYETYSESNAFKNGKEAQLPVDGTINRGFEPYEYENSTAGYELAKANLKSPLAEADRNTDKGKELFDIYCMTCHGASGNGKGKLVEREKFLGVPSYSDRVITEGSVFHVETYGLNAMGSHANQLSVHERWLVADYVLKLKSQL
- a CDS encoding DUF3341 domain-containing protein, whose protein sequence is MSNKVIHAIYNDDDILMDAVKKTRAAHHHIEEVFSPFPVHGLDKAMGIAPTRLAICAFLYGCVGITVATTMMNYIMIQDWPQDIGGKPSFSYIENMPAFVPIMFEMTVFFAAHLMVITFYMRSRLWPFKEAENPDVRTTDDHFLMEVAVNNNEEELVSFFKTTGAVEVNVIEKH